From one Nocardioides yefusunii genomic stretch:
- a CDS encoding acyl-CoA dehydrogenase, whose amino-acid sequence MSDENAAVRPTDTAADAPAATTPRPDVASLTALLDGEYAAVRQRVREVLPEHADLLAEAETLPKEAFRERVKETVLDLTADGHTVLGLPTAYGGGGDIGASIAAFETLANGDLSVMTKVGVQFGLFGGAILQLGTAKHHDRWMADIVGGRLLGCFAMTETGHGSDVASVGTVARYDAATDEFVVTTPDDASRKDYIGNAAAHGELAVVFAQLEVNGERHGVHALVVPIRVDGQPAPGVRIEDCGHKLGLNGVDNGRLWFDDVRVPRENLLDRFASVSAEGVYSSPIESQGRRFFTMLGTLVQGRVSVGGAGVTASKVALTIAVNYADRRRQFEAGEKGVEQLLLDYGMHQRRLLPLIARTYALNFAQEVLVGNLHSVFTASANGQEVDEKDRKLLESRAAGTKALATWHATRTIQECREACGGAGYLSVNRFAALKADTDVFTTFEGDNHVLLQLVAKGLLTDYSGGFSNLDQFGMVKFVAGLAVDTVVERTAARRLLERVKDVLPGGKEDHWDVEAGILDTDYQLAMFRFREEHLVETAARRIQGGVKAGRNPGEVFSDVQDHVLATARAHVERLVFEAFVDKVKAMEDGDERYAMELLLDLHALSTIEADRAWFIEHGRLSTPRSKQITVEVNNLCRKVRPIATDLVDAFAVPEELLRAEALRS is encoded by the coding sequence ATGAGTGACGAGAACGCCGCCGTCCGTCCGACCGACACCGCTGCCGACGCTCCTGCAGCCACTACGCCGCGGCCCGACGTCGCATCCCTCACCGCGCTCCTCGACGGTGAGTACGCAGCCGTCCGCCAGAGGGTTCGCGAGGTCCTGCCCGAGCACGCCGACCTCCTCGCCGAGGCCGAGACGTTGCCCAAGGAGGCGTTCCGCGAACGGGTCAAGGAGACTGTCCTCGACCTCACTGCTGACGGCCACACGGTGCTCGGCCTGCCCACCGCGTACGGCGGAGGCGGCGACATCGGGGCGTCGATCGCCGCGTTCGAGACCCTCGCCAACGGCGACCTGTCGGTGATGACGAAGGTCGGCGTCCAGTTCGGCCTCTTCGGCGGCGCGATCCTGCAGCTCGGCACCGCGAAGCACCACGACCGGTGGATGGCCGACATCGTCGGCGGACGTCTCCTGGGTTGCTTCGCGATGACGGAGACCGGCCACGGCTCCGACGTCGCCTCGGTCGGCACGGTGGCTCGCTACGACGCCGCCACCGACGAGTTCGTCGTCACCACCCCCGACGACGCCTCGCGCAAGGACTACATCGGCAACGCTGCCGCCCACGGTGAGCTCGCCGTCGTCTTCGCCCAGCTCGAGGTCAACGGCGAACGCCACGGCGTGCACGCCCTCGTCGTCCCGATCCGCGTCGACGGCCAGCCCGCTCCGGGCGTCCGGATCGAGGACTGCGGCCACAAGCTGGGCCTCAACGGCGTCGACAACGGACGCCTCTGGTTCGACGACGTCCGGGTCCCGCGGGAGAACCTGCTCGACCGCTTCGCCTCGGTCAGTGCCGAGGGCGTCTACTCCTCGCCGATCGAGTCCCAGGGACGCCGCTTCTTCACCATGCTCGGCACGCTCGTGCAGGGCCGCGTCTCCGTCGGCGGCGCCGGCGTGACGGCGTCGAAGGTCGCGCTGACGATCGCGGTGAACTACGCCGACCGTCGTCGTCAGTTCGAGGCGGGGGAGAAGGGCGTCGAGCAGCTCCTCCTCGACTATGGCATGCACCAGCGTCGCCTGCTGCCGCTGATCGCGCGCACCTACGCCCTCAACTTCGCCCAGGAGGTCTTGGTCGGCAACCTGCACAGCGTCTTCACCGCCAGCGCGAACGGCCAGGAGGTCGACGAGAAGGACCGCAAGCTGTTGGAGTCCCGTGCGGCGGGCACGAAGGCGCTGGCCACCTGGCACGCCACCCGCACCATCCAGGAGTGCCGCGAGGCGTGCGGCGGAGCGGGGTACCTGAGCGTCAACCGGTTCGCGGCGCTCAAGGCCGACACCGACGTCTTCACGACGTTCGAGGGCGACAACCACGTCCTGCTGCAGCTGGTCGCCAAGGGCCTGCTCACCGACTACTCCGGCGGATTCAGCAACCTCGACCAGTTCGGGATGGTGAAGTTCGTGGCGGGCCTCGCCGTCGACACCGTCGTGGAGAGGACCGCTGCCCGACGCCTCCTGGAGCGGGTCAAGGACGTCCTGCCCGGCGGCAAGGAGGACCACTGGGACGTCGAGGCCGGGATCCTCGACACCGACTACCAGCTGGCGATGTTCCGGTTCCGCGAGGAACACCTCGTCGAGACCGCTGCCCGACGGATCCAGGGTGGGGTGAAGGCCGGACGTAACCCCGGGGAGGTCTTCTCCGACGTCCAGGACCACGTCCTGGCCACGGCCCGCGCCCACGTCGAGCGACTGGTGTTCGAGGCGTTCGTCGACAAGGTCAAGGCGATGGAAGACGGCGACGAGCGCTACGCGATGGAGCTGCTCCTCGACCTGCACGCCCTCTCGACGATCGAGGCCGACCGCGCCTGGTTCATCGAGCACGGCCGCCTCTCGACGCCGCGTTCGAAGCAGATCACCGTCGAGGTCAACAACCTGTGCCGCAAGGTCCGCCCGATCGCCACCGACCTGGTCGACGCGTTCGCGGTGCCCGAGGAACTGCTCCGCGCCGAGGCCCTGCGTTCCTGA
- a CDS encoding C40 family peptidase translates to MQDLHQCEPELRASAATRSARRPLRRLAAAVAVLALAAGTVQTIGLGTTAPNAEAQRAEFERPTAAQVLARGTVAAPSEALALVQDRPEVARAVLARIARQRDSVKTLAKRPAARTGLGLLEAIAQIPVAGAQPQSIADDGAGVGLSLADMATYGVPYEAPATEAKATASAAKAIAFAAAQIGDPYLYGATGPDAWDCSGLTGAAWKAGGKTLARRSVDQYLASTPVAATALRPGDLVFWANDPAKPSTIFHVALYVGDGQIIHAPRTGRPVVKESIGYWRPADFHGRP, encoded by the coding sequence GTGCAGGACCTGCACCAGTGCGAGCCGGAGCTCCGAGCCAGCGCCGCCACCCGCTCTGCCCGACGCCCGCTGCGTCGCCTCGCCGCTGCAGTCGCAGTCCTGGCGCTGGCGGCCGGCACCGTCCAGACGATCGGCCTCGGAACCACTGCCCCGAACGCTGAGGCCCAGCGGGCAGAGTTCGAGCGTCCCACCGCTGCCCAGGTGCTCGCTCGCGGCACCGTCGCGGCACCGTCCGAAGCCCTCGCCCTCGTCCAGGACCGTCCCGAAGTGGCCCGCGCCGTCCTGGCCCGCATCGCCCGCCAGCGCGACAGCGTGAAGACCCTCGCCAAACGTCCCGCGGCCCGCACCGGACTCGGCCTGCTCGAAGCCATCGCGCAGATCCCCGTCGCCGGTGCGCAGCCGCAGTCGATCGCCGACGACGGCGCCGGCGTCGGACTCAGCCTGGCCGACATGGCGACCTACGGCGTCCCCTACGAGGCCCCCGCGACCGAGGCCAAGGCCACCGCGTCGGCCGCCAAGGCGATCGCCTTCGCCGCGGCCCAGATCGGCGACCCCTACCTCTACGGCGCCACCGGCCCTGACGCCTGGGACTGCTCCGGCCTCACCGGTGCGGCGTGGAAGGCCGGCGGCAAGACCCTGGCGCGTCGTTCCGTCGACCAGTACCTCGCCTCGACGCCCGTCGCAGCCACGGCGCTGCGCCCCGGTGACCTCGTCTTCTGGGCCAACGACCCCGCGAAGCCGTCGACGATCTTCCACGTCGCTCTCTACGTCGGCGACGGCCAGATCATCCACGCCCCGCGCACCGGGCGCCCTGTGGTCAAGGAATCGATCGGCTACTGGCGCCCGGCCGACTTCCACGGCCGTCCCTGA